Genomic DNA from Myxococcales bacterium:
TCGGAGGCCTGACGGACGAGCTGCTCGAAATCCGCTCAGTCGATAGGGCTTTTTGAGAAATCGCACGTGACCCGGTGCTACACCCTTGATTGGTCCGGTGGCGCCGCCGTGCGCCGAATCGCCTCCTGCTCACTAAACCCGCTCGAAAGGATGATGGGGAGTTGCGCGCACCGCTGATGCAAGGCTGCCATCACGTCGCCGCCTGATAGGCCCGGCATCGTTAGATCGAGCAAGACCAGCGAAATCGTAGCGGCGTGCTGGTCAAAAAGGGCGAGGGCCTCGGCGCCATTGCGCGCTTCGAGGGTGGCAAAGCCCATTTGCTGGAGCAATTCGGCGGCCGTTGAGCGCAACGCGGCGTTGTCGTCGACAATCAG
This window encodes:
- a CDS encoding response regulator, which gives rise to MAGTVLIVDDNAALRSTAAELLQQMGFATLEARNGAEALALFDQHAATISLVLLDLTMPGLSGGDVMAALHQRCAQLPIILSSGFSEQEAIRRTAAPPDQSRV